One genomic segment of Pseudonocardia sp. T1-2H includes these proteins:
- a CDS encoding DUF4245 domain-containing protein — protein sequence MSSPSEPPPPQKPARGGAPDVRGMLLALGVLLVIALVGVGGLRSCSFAPGGPEIDPDAVPVTDVGATFTDFAKASVFPLRVPAVPAGWKPNSTDRGAVTGGGSAVRAGYVTPDGRYLRLVQSDGAEENLLAAEAGGPVGGRGTIDAAGLTWVEYGAPDGEPFRIATLPGTPTVRLLITGSGTDDEFRALAEATVKASPLAPGAEQN from the coding sequence GTGAGTTCCCCCTCCGAGCCGCCGCCCCCGCAGAAGCCCGCCCGCGGCGGGGCGCCCGACGTGCGCGGCATGCTCCTCGCGCTCGGCGTGCTCCTCGTGATCGCGCTGGTGGGCGTCGGCGGGCTGCGGTCCTGCTCCTTCGCACCCGGCGGCCCCGAGATCGACCCGGACGCCGTCCCGGTGACGGACGTGGGCGCCACGTTCACGGACTTCGCCAAGGCGTCGGTGTTCCCGCTGCGTGTCCCGGCGGTCCCGGCGGGCTGGAAACCCAACTCCACGGACCGCGGCGCCGTGACCGGTGGCGGGTCCGCCGTCCGGGCCGGGTACGTGACGCCGGACGGGCGCTACCTGCGCCTCGTGCAGAGCGACGGCGCCGAGGAGAACCTGCTGGCCGCGGAGGCCGGTGGCCCGGTGGGGGGCCGCGGCACGATCGACGCCGCGGGCCTGACCTGGGTGGAGTACGGCGCCCCGGACGGCGAGCCCTTCCGGATCGCAACGCTCCCCGGCACGCCCACGGTGCGGCTGCTGATCACGGGCAGCGGGACCGACGACGAGTTCCGCGCCCTCGCGGAGGCGACGGTGAAGGCGAGCCCGCTCGCGCCGGGAGCCGAGCAGAACTAG